The following are encoded together in the Kribbella voronezhensis genome:
- a CDS encoding cysteine hydrolase family protein, with the protein MSQTALIVIDVQESFRVRPNWSAVDHPDIADRVNRLVAAARDRGDLVVWILHTEPGTGGAFDPAEGHVRLIEGLTPAAGEPVIAKTSHNAFTTTNLQQLLTQRGIRELVISGIRTEQCCETTTRVASDLGYDVVFVTEATATTPLPHWTMPADATLEEILADPRTLSPAVIAERTEYALAGRFATIRTLDEIAPVLVGS; encoded by the coding sequence ATGAGCCAGACAGCGCTGATCGTCATCGATGTCCAGGAATCCTTCCGGGTCCGCCCCAACTGGAGCGCGGTCGACCACCCCGACATCGCCGACCGGGTCAACCGCCTGGTCGCCGCGGCCCGCGACCGCGGCGACCTGGTGGTCTGGATCCTGCACACCGAACCGGGCACCGGTGGCGCGTTCGACCCGGCCGAGGGGCACGTCCGGCTGATCGAAGGCCTGACCCCGGCGGCCGGCGAGCCGGTCATCGCCAAGACCTCGCACAACGCCTTCACCACCACGAATCTGCAGCAGTTGCTGACCCAGCGCGGCATCCGCGAACTCGTCATCAGCGGCATCCGCACCGAGCAGTGCTGCGAGACCACCACGCGGGTCGCGTCCGACCTCGGGTACGACGTCGTCTTCGTCACCGAGGCGACCGCGACCACCCCGCTACCGCACTGGACGATGCCCGCCGACGCCACCCTCGAGGAGATCCTGGCCGACCCGCGAACGCTCAGCCCGGCCGTGATCGCCGAGCGGACCGAGTACGCGCTGGCCGGCCGGTTCGCCACCATCCGGACGCTTGACGAGATTGCCCCGGTGCTCGTGGGATCCTGA
- a CDS encoding GlxA family transcriptional regulator yields the protein MPTKVVFLLLPKLHLLDLAGPAQAFSTANDLGHGYDLYYVAEADEVVTAQGIPVKAQRDWPELSPADLIVVPGWRSPRFTPQVPIAALTKQRLRSHHAAGGQVASVCSGADALGAAGLLDGRSYTTHHDLTDTLSTRYPKGRLVRDVLYVVDDRVITSAGIASGIDLALHLIAVDRGAEAAARVAREMVVYARRNGDEPQESAMLRHRGHVSDLAHRVQDVIDSRYADQLRLAELARGVGVSERTLTRVFTAATGLTPLRYQQILRLERAEHLIGHGATIEAAARAVGFEDARMLRRLRSRGVDLGPPLLGA from the coding sequence ATGCCTACCAAGGTCGTCTTCCTGCTGCTGCCGAAACTGCATTTGCTGGACCTCGCCGGTCCCGCGCAGGCGTTCTCGACAGCGAACGACCTCGGCCATGGTTACGACCTGTACTACGTGGCGGAAGCGGACGAGGTCGTCACGGCGCAAGGAATCCCCGTCAAAGCGCAACGCGACTGGCCAGAGCTCAGCCCGGCCGACCTCATCGTCGTACCGGGCTGGCGCTCGCCACGCTTCACCCCTCAGGTTCCGATCGCGGCGCTGACGAAGCAACGGTTGCGGAGTCACCACGCGGCGGGCGGCCAGGTCGCGAGCGTCTGTTCAGGTGCGGACGCTCTCGGCGCGGCCGGCCTGCTCGACGGTCGCAGCTACACGACCCACCACGACCTGACCGACACCTTGTCCACGCGGTACCCGAAGGGCCGCCTGGTCCGCGACGTCCTGTACGTCGTGGACGACCGCGTCATCACGTCGGCAGGCATCGCCAGCGGGATCGACCTGGCGCTGCATCTGATCGCGGTCGACCGGGGCGCCGAGGCCGCTGCTCGGGTGGCGCGCGAGATGGTCGTGTACGCCCGGCGGAACGGTGACGAACCGCAGGAGAGCGCGATGCTGCGCCACCGGGGACATGTCAGCGATCTCGCGCACCGGGTCCAGGACGTGATCGACAGCCGGTACGCCGATCAGCTGCGGCTGGCCGAGTTGGCCCGCGGCGTCGGGGTGAGCGAGCGGACGCTGACCCGCGTGTTCACGGCCGCGACCGGTCTCACGCCTCTGCGCTACCAGCAGATCCTGCGGCTCGAACGCGCCGAGCACTTGATCGGCCACGGCGCCACGATCGAGGCCGCCGCCCGAGCCGTCGGCTTCGAGGACGCCCGCATGCTCCGCCGCCTCCGCTCCCGCGGGGTAGACCTAGGCCCACCTTTGTTGGGGGCCTGA
- a CDS encoding aldose epimerase family protein, giving the protein MPDNLPRRQVLRTAGALGLGAAAVGALQTGADAVGTPDKVAAMDAHHGHGRLVIRKDPFGTTPDGQAVDVYTFSNGRITISMLTWGATIQRVETPDRRGHTKNISLGFDNLPDYAALSPYFGATVGRYGNRIAKGQFSIDGNHYQIPVNNGENALHGGTIGFDKKVWKAKVVETSSAVGVAFTYVSPDGEMGFPGELTSRVTYTLDRHDNLRIDYHVTVAGKPTVQNLTNHVYFNLAGEGSGTIEGHVLQLNAAKYTPVDAGLIPTGELAPVAGTPFDFTRPTPIGARIRDDHPQLVIGRGYDHNFVLGKPDSHGMRFAARFWEPEHGRTVTVHTTQPGAQFYSGNFLDGTIQGIGHKSYRQGDAFAFETQHFPDSPNQPNFPSTVLRPGETFTSTTIYTFGTK; this is encoded by the coding sequence ATGCCTGACAACCTGCCCCGCCGCCAAGTCCTGCGTACCGCCGGTGCGCTCGGCCTGGGTGCCGCGGCCGTCGGCGCCCTGCAGACCGGGGCCGACGCCGTGGGAACGCCCGATAAGGTCGCCGCCATGGATGCGCACCACGGACACGGACGACTCGTCATTCGCAAGGACCCGTTCGGTACGACGCCGGACGGTCAGGCGGTCGACGTCTACACCTTCAGCAACGGCCGGATCACGATCTCGATGCTGACCTGGGGGGCCACCATCCAGCGGGTCGAGACGCCCGACCGGCGCGGCCACACCAAGAACATCAGCCTCGGCTTCGACAACCTGCCCGATTACGCGGCCCTCAGCCCGTACTTCGGCGCGACCGTCGGCCGCTACGGCAACCGGATCGCCAAGGGCCAGTTCAGCATCGACGGGAACCACTACCAGATCCCGGTCAACAACGGCGAGAACGCCCTGCACGGCGGCACGATCGGCTTCGACAAGAAGGTCTGGAAGGCCAAGGTGGTCGAGACCTCGTCGGCCGTCGGCGTCGCCTTCACCTACGTCAGCCCGGACGGCGAGATGGGCTTCCCGGGTGAGCTGACCAGCCGGGTGACCTACACGCTGGACCGGCACGACAACCTGCGGATCGACTACCACGTCACGGTCGCCGGCAAGCCGACCGTGCAGAACCTCACCAACCACGTGTACTTCAACCTGGCCGGTGAAGGATCCGGCACGATCGAGGGACACGTCCTGCAGCTCAACGCCGCGAAGTACACGCCGGTGGACGCCGGCCTGATCCCGACCGGCGAACTCGCCCCGGTCGCCGGAACGCCGTTCGACTTCACCAGGCCGACGCCGATCGGCGCCCGGATCCGGGACGACCACCCCCAACTGGTGATCGGGCGTGGCTACGACCACAACTTCGTCCTCGGCAAGCCCGACTCGCACGGGATGCGGTTCGCGGCCCGCTTCTGGGAGCCCGAACACGGCCGGACGGTGACCGTCCACACCACCCAGCCGGGTGCCCAGTTCTACAGCGGCAACTTCCTCGACGGCACCATCCAGGGCATCGGCCACAAGTCCTACCGCCAGGGCGACGCCTTCGCCTTCGAGACCCAGCACTTCCCCGACTCCCCCAACCAGCCGAACTTCCCGTCCACGGTCCTCCGCCCGGGCGAGACCTTCACCTCCACCACGATCTACACCTTCGGCACGAAGTAG
- a CDS encoding MMPL family transporter, which produces MTVRAARWSATHPWRAIGLWLLLVVVAVGLSAAVPKQQTKAKDTWTGQSGVAAQLIEQAGLADRPSETVLLTAPNGPLNKAATTAAINQLRQKLTAIDAVGKVDEPVWAENGKAALLPIELKGTPDDAADNVDKLIAATAEVQRAHPELSINETGEASLNKGIWKRVGADLASAEKLSLPITFALMLLAFGALIAAGIPVLLAFSAVGAALGFYAPLSYLFPDGGSVANVVLLIGMAVGVDYSLFYLKREREERRRGRSTLDAVEIAAATSGHSVVVSGLAVIVSMAGLYVAQDATFSSMATATIVVVAVAVLGSLTVLPALLAKLGHRVDRPRVPLLWRLNRRIGPAGISRRILAPVLRFPRVALLVAVIGVAALAVPAMDMKTAPAGLDTLPQSIPEVRTMTALQEDFPSRGTSYTVVAKASSGAAAAAGLAKLESAAVKSGELVAVPGQKIRQSGGTAVLNLVSPHSESSAEAKNALTSLRTKLAPAALNSLPGATWAVGGEAASQSDYGQHQRDKLPYVIAFVLGLTLVMMAFTFRSLAIAVVTTLLNLASVAACFGVLSLVFQHTWAEGLLDFTSPGFVVSWIPLFLFVILVGLSMDYHVFVLGRIREGVVEGLSPRDAVRKGITESAGVVTSAAAVMVSVFAVFATLGMIEMKQMGVGLAVAVLIDATLVRIVMLPSIMVLLGRKAWWPNKIRTAAQPEPERELVSV; this is translated from the coding sequence ATGACCGTGCGTGCCGCACGGTGGAGTGCGACTCATCCGTGGCGAGCGATCGGCCTCTGGCTGCTGCTCGTCGTCGTCGCGGTCGGCTTGTCGGCCGCCGTTCCGAAGCAGCAGACCAAGGCCAAGGACACCTGGACCGGGCAATCAGGTGTCGCCGCCCAGCTGATCGAGCAGGCCGGACTCGCCGATCGCCCGAGCGAAACTGTCCTCCTGACAGCTCCCAACGGTCCGCTGAACAAGGCCGCCACGACGGCCGCGATCAACCAGTTGCGCCAGAAGCTGACCGCGATCGATGCCGTCGGCAAGGTTGACGAGCCGGTCTGGGCCGAGAACGGCAAGGCAGCCTTGCTTCCGATCGAGTTGAAGGGCACGCCGGACGACGCGGCCGACAACGTCGACAAGCTGATCGCCGCGACCGCCGAAGTACAGCGGGCGCATCCGGAGCTCTCGATCAACGAGACCGGCGAAGCCTCGTTGAACAAGGGCATCTGGAAGCGGGTCGGTGCGGATCTTGCCAGCGCGGAGAAGTTGAGCCTGCCGATCACGTTCGCGCTCATGTTGCTTGCCTTCGGCGCCTTGATCGCGGCCGGAATCCCTGTCCTGCTGGCGTTCTCGGCCGTCGGCGCGGCGCTCGGCTTCTACGCTCCGCTCTCGTACCTGTTCCCCGACGGCGGTTCGGTGGCGAACGTCGTACTGCTGATCGGGATGGCCGTCGGCGTCGACTACTCGCTGTTCTACCTCAAGCGCGAACGGGAAGAACGACGGCGCGGTCGCAGTACGCTCGACGCGGTGGAGATCGCGGCCGCCACCTCGGGACACTCGGTGGTCGTCTCGGGCCTGGCCGTCATCGTCTCCATGGCCGGCCTGTACGTCGCGCAGGACGCCACCTTCTCCTCGATGGCGACGGCAACGATCGTCGTCGTCGCGGTCGCCGTCCTCGGCTCGCTGACGGTGCTCCCCGCCTTGCTGGCGAAGCTCGGCCATCGCGTCGACCGGCCGCGCGTTCCGCTGCTCTGGCGGCTCAACCGGCGGATCGGCCCGGCCGGGATCAGCCGGCGGATCCTCGCGCCCGTACTGCGGTTCCCGCGCGTCGCGCTGCTGGTCGCGGTCATCGGGGTGGCGGCGCTCGCAGTACCGGCGATGGACATGAAGACCGCACCGGCTGGGCTCGACACACTGCCGCAGAGCATCCCCGAGGTACGCACGATGACGGCGTTGCAGGAGGACTTCCCGTCCCGCGGAACGTCGTACACGGTGGTGGCCAAGGCATCGAGCGGAGCGGCTGCCGCTGCGGGATTGGCGAAGCTCGAGTCGGCGGCGGTGAAGTCGGGGGAGCTGGTCGCGGTACCTGGGCAGAAGATTCGCCAGTCGGGCGGTACCGCGGTACTGAATCTGGTGTCGCCGCATAGTGAATCGAGTGCTGAGGCGAAGAATGCGTTGACCTCGCTGCGCACAAAGCTGGCTCCGGCGGCGTTGAATTCCTTGCCTGGGGCAACTTGGGCGGTCGGTGGCGAGGCGGCCTCGCAGAGCGACTACGGGCAGCACCAGCGGGACAAGCTGCCGTACGTGATCGCGTTCGTGCTCGGGCTGACCCTGGTGATGATGGCCTTCACCTTCCGGAGCCTCGCGATCGCGGTGGTGACGACGCTGCTCAATCTGGCTTCGGTGGCCGCCTGCTTCGGCGTACTGTCCCTTGTTTTCCAGCACACCTGGGCGGAGGGGTTGCTCGACTTCACTTCACCTGGGTTCGTGGTGTCGTGGATTCCGCTGTTCCTGTTCGTGATCCTGGTCGGGTTGTCGATGGACTACCACGTGTTCGTGCTGGGACGGATCCGGGAGGGCGTGGTCGAAGGGCTGTCGCCGCGCGACGCGGTCCGGAAGGGGATCACCGAGTCGGCCGGGGTGGTGACGAGCGCGGCGGCCGTGATGGTGTCGGTGTTCGCCGTCTTCGCGACGCTGGGGATGATCGAGATGAAGCAGATGGGCGTCGGGCTGGCCGTCGCCGTACTGATCGACGCGACGTTGGTCCGGATCGTGATGCTGCCGTCCATCATGGTGCTGCTGGGCCGCAAGGCTTGGTGGCCGAACAAGATTCGGACGGCTGCTCAGCCGGAGCCGGAACGCGAGCTGGTCTCGGTCTGA